Proteins encoded together in one Telopea speciosissima isolate NSW1024214 ecotype Mountain lineage chromosome 4, Tspe_v1, whole genome shotgun sequence window:
- the LOC122660190 gene encoding UV-B-induced protein At3g17800, chloroplastic-like isoform X2, which produces MDCCLPYSRIPIAKASPSAVKSGGDSKAFLRFTSDFSDNISFASQRRICDTRRFGGRIWFNDKRSIRTVLIAAASAESSHCGYRNEVDWPLEARSSAGKFLTSVLQNQRHLFDVAVTEQLNELAADRDGAIARKQHSEGSPESCLHRRIVELKEHECQIAVEDVMYMLIVRRFSEIKVDMVPRLSRCINNGRIEGLLSKDRELESIYSIEVLEMVREHVSTILGWRGKSNISENWINRTTTQMQRLQLGQVYAASIMYGYFLKSACLRHNLERSLALTNHDFPLGHGIHVPITEFQYHRLENLVAHSHSINTWATSLSHVSGRHSRKQDKLRCYVMRFDPETLQRCAKIKSQEAVNLIEKHSWALFGDEMGAFESDEAIDVTFASLKRFVLEAVAFGYFLWDVEGYVDSVYRLKESW; this is translated from the exons ATGGACTGTTGTCTCCCATACAGCAGAATCCCCATTGCCAAAGCTTCACCTTCTGCGGTGAAGTCTGGAGGGGATTCCAAGGCTTTCTTAAGGTTCACCTCTGATTTTTCCGACAATATCAGCTTCGCTTCCCAG AGAAGGATCTGCGATACTAGGCGTTTCGGGGGACGAATCTGGTTCAATGATAAGAGATCGATTCGAACGGTATTGATTGCCGCTGCAAGTGCCGAATCTAGTCACTGTGGATATAGAAATGAAGTGGATTGGCCCCTTGAGGCCAGGTCCTCTGCTGGGAAATTCCTCACCAGTGTATTGCAGAACCAACGCCACCTCTTCGATGTTGCCGTGACCGAGCAATTGAATGAGTTAGCTGCCGATAGGGACGGAGCCATCGCCCGAAAGCAACACAGTGAGGGTTCACCTGAATCCTGTCTTCACCG GAGGATTGTTGAACTGAAAGAGCATGAATGCCAAATTGCTGTTGAAGATGTCATGTACATGCTAATTGTTCGCAGGTTCTCTGAGATCAAAGTTGATATGGTTCCAAGGCTCTCTAGATGCATCAATAATGGCAGAATAGAGGGGTTGCTATCAAAGGACAGGGAGCTCGAGTCCATTTATAGCATTGAAGTCCTGGAGATGGTTAGGGAACATGTTTCCACTATCCTTGGTTGGAGAGGAAAATCTAATATCTCTGAAAATTGGATCAATAGGACCACAACCCAGATGCAAAGGCTTCAGCTTGGCCAAGTCTATGCTGCCTCCATTATGTATGGCTATTTCCTGAAGTCTGCATGCTTGAGACACAACCTGGAACGAAGTCTAGCTCTGACCAATCATGACTTTCCTCTTGGCCATGGGATTCATGTTCCCATTACGGAGTTTCAGTACCATAGGTTGGAGAATCTTGTTGCTCACAGCCACTCAATTAACACTTGGGCCACCTCATTGAGTCATGTGTCAGGGAGGCATTCTAGGAAGCAGGACAAGCTGAGATGTTATGTGATGAGATTTGACCCTGAGACATTGCAGAGATGTGCAAAAATAAAATCTCAAGAGGCAGTGAATCTCATTGAGAAGCACAGCTGGGCACTTTTTGGGGATGAGATGGGAGCCTTTGAGAGTGATGAGGCTATTGATGTCACCTTTGCTAGCCTAAAGAGGTTTGTGTTGGAAGCTGTTGCTTTTGGTTACTTCCTCTGGGATGTGGAAGGATATGTTGACAGTGTGTATAGGCTCAAGGAGAGTT ggtga
- the LOC122660190 gene encoding UV-B-induced protein At3g17800, chloroplastic-like isoform X3, with protein MDCCLPYSRIPIAKASPSAVKSGGDSKAFLRFTSDFSDNRRICDTRRFGGRIWFNDKRSIRTVLIAAASAESSHCGYRNEVDWPLEARSSAGKFLTSVLQNQRHLFDVAVTEQLNELAADRDGAIARKQHSEGSPESCLHRRIVELKEHECQIAVEDVMYMLIVRRFSEIKVDMVPRLSRCINNGRIEGLLSKDRELESIYSIEVLEMVREHVSTILGWRGKSNISENWINRTTTQMQRLQLGQVYAASIMYGYFLKSACLRHNLERSLALTNHDFPLGHGIHVPITEFQYHRLENLVAHSHSINTWATSLSHVSGRHSRKQDKLRCYVMRFDPETLQRCAKIKSQEAVNLIEKHSWALFGDEMGAFESDEAIDVTFASLKRFVLEAVAFGYFLWDVEGYVDSVYRLKESCFLQN; from the exons ATGGACTGTTGTCTCCCATACAGCAGAATCCCCATTGCCAAAGCTTCACCTTCTGCGGTGAAGTCTGGAGGGGATTCCAAGGCTTTCTTAAGGTTCACCTCTGATTTTTCCGACAAT AGAAGGATCTGCGATACTAGGCGTTTCGGGGGACGAATCTGGTTCAATGATAAGAGATCGATTCGAACGGTATTGATTGCCGCTGCAAGTGCCGAATCTAGTCACTGTGGATATAGAAATGAAGTGGATTGGCCCCTTGAGGCCAGGTCCTCTGCTGGGAAATTCCTCACCAGTGTATTGCAGAACCAACGCCACCTCTTCGATGTTGCCGTGACCGAGCAATTGAATGAGTTAGCTGCCGATAGGGACGGAGCCATCGCCCGAAAGCAACACAGTGAGGGTTCACCTGAATCCTGTCTTCACCG GAGGATTGTTGAACTGAAAGAGCATGAATGCCAAATTGCTGTTGAAGATGTCATGTACATGCTAATTGTTCGCAGGTTCTCTGAGATCAAAGTTGATATGGTTCCAAGGCTCTCTAGATGCATCAATAATGGCAGAATAGAGGGGTTGCTATCAAAGGACAGGGAGCTCGAGTCCATTTATAGCATTGAAGTCCTGGAGATGGTTAGGGAACATGTTTCCACTATCCTTGGTTGGAGAGGAAAATCTAATATCTCTGAAAATTGGATCAATAGGACCACAACCCAGATGCAAAGGCTTCAGCTTGGCCAAGTCTATGCTGCCTCCATTATGTATGGCTATTTCCTGAAGTCTGCATGCTTGAGACACAACCTGGAACGAAGTCTAGCTCTGACCAATCATGACTTTCCTCTTGGCCATGGGATTCATGTTCCCATTACGGAGTTTCAGTACCATAGGTTGGAGAATCTTGTTGCTCACAGCCACTCAATTAACACTTGGGCCACCTCATTGAGTCATGTGTCAGGGAGGCATTCTAGGAAGCAGGACAAGCTGAGATGTTATGTGATGAGATTTGACCCTGAGACATTGCAGAGATGTGCAAAAATAAAATCTCAAGAGGCAGTGAATCTCATTGAGAAGCACAGCTGGGCACTTTTTGGGGATGAGATGGGAGCCTTTGAGAGTGATGAGGCTATTGATGTCACCTTTGCTAGCCTAAAGAGGTTTGTGTTGGAAGCTGTTGCTTTTGGTTACTTCCTCTGGGATGTGGAAGGATATGTTGACAGTGTGTATAGGCTCAAGGAGAGTTGTTTTTTACAAAATTAG
- the LOC122660190 gene encoding UV-B-induced protein At3g17800, chloroplastic-like isoform X1, giving the protein MDCCLPYSRIPIAKASPSAVKSGGDSKAFLRFTSDFSDNISFASQRRICDTRRFGGRIWFNDKRSIRTVLIAAASAESSHCGYRNEVDWPLEARSSAGKFLTSVLQNQRHLFDVAVTEQLNELAADRDGAIARKQHSEGSPESCLHRRIVELKEHECQIAVEDVMYMLIVRRFSEIKVDMVPRLSRCINNGRIEGLLSKDRELESIYSIEVLEMVREHVSTILGWRGKSNISENWINRTTTQMQRLQLGQVYAASIMYGYFLKSACLRHNLERSLALTNHDFPLGHGIHVPITEFQYHRLENLVAHSHSINTWATSLSHVSGRHSRKQDKLRCYVMRFDPETLQRCAKIKSQEAVNLIEKHSWALFGDEMGAFESDEAIDVTFASLKRFVLEAVAFGYFLWDVEGYVDSVYRLKESCFLQN; this is encoded by the exons ATGGACTGTTGTCTCCCATACAGCAGAATCCCCATTGCCAAAGCTTCACCTTCTGCGGTGAAGTCTGGAGGGGATTCCAAGGCTTTCTTAAGGTTCACCTCTGATTTTTCCGACAATATCAGCTTCGCTTCCCAG AGAAGGATCTGCGATACTAGGCGTTTCGGGGGACGAATCTGGTTCAATGATAAGAGATCGATTCGAACGGTATTGATTGCCGCTGCAAGTGCCGAATCTAGTCACTGTGGATATAGAAATGAAGTGGATTGGCCCCTTGAGGCCAGGTCCTCTGCTGGGAAATTCCTCACCAGTGTATTGCAGAACCAACGCCACCTCTTCGATGTTGCCGTGACCGAGCAATTGAATGAGTTAGCTGCCGATAGGGACGGAGCCATCGCCCGAAAGCAACACAGTGAGGGTTCACCTGAATCCTGTCTTCACCG GAGGATTGTTGAACTGAAAGAGCATGAATGCCAAATTGCTGTTGAAGATGTCATGTACATGCTAATTGTTCGCAGGTTCTCTGAGATCAAAGTTGATATGGTTCCAAGGCTCTCTAGATGCATCAATAATGGCAGAATAGAGGGGTTGCTATCAAAGGACAGGGAGCTCGAGTCCATTTATAGCATTGAAGTCCTGGAGATGGTTAGGGAACATGTTTCCACTATCCTTGGTTGGAGAGGAAAATCTAATATCTCTGAAAATTGGATCAATAGGACCACAACCCAGATGCAAAGGCTTCAGCTTGGCCAAGTCTATGCTGCCTCCATTATGTATGGCTATTTCCTGAAGTCTGCATGCTTGAGACACAACCTGGAACGAAGTCTAGCTCTGACCAATCATGACTTTCCTCTTGGCCATGGGATTCATGTTCCCATTACGGAGTTTCAGTACCATAGGTTGGAGAATCTTGTTGCTCACAGCCACTCAATTAACACTTGGGCCACCTCATTGAGTCATGTGTCAGGGAGGCATTCTAGGAAGCAGGACAAGCTGAGATGTTATGTGATGAGATTTGACCCTGAGACATTGCAGAGATGTGCAAAAATAAAATCTCAAGAGGCAGTGAATCTCATTGAGAAGCACAGCTGGGCACTTTTTGGGGATGAGATGGGAGCCTTTGAGAGTGATGAGGCTATTGATGTCACCTTTGCTAGCCTAAAGAGGTTTGTGTTGGAAGCTGTTGCTTTTGGTTACTTCCTCTGGGATGTGGAAGGATATGTTGACAGTGTGTATAGGCTCAAGGAGAGTTGTTTTTTACAAAATTAG